A genomic region of Apteryx mantelli isolate bAptMan1 chromosome 10, bAptMan1.hap1, whole genome shotgun sequence contains the following coding sequences:
- the UQCRFS1 gene encoding cytochrome b-c1 complex subunit Rieske, mitochondrial, with product MLSVAARSGPFAPYLSAAAHAVPGPLKPLAPAVAPRAQRVSLDPKRPLLCRESLNGRSARGSLVASASLNAPASVRCIHNDVTVPDFSAYRRQDVLDATKSSQSSSEARKGFSYLVTATTCVASAYAAKNAVTEFISSLSASADVLALSKIEIKLSDIPEGKNMAFKWRGKPLFVRHRTQAEINQEAEVDLSKLRDPQHDLDRVQKPEWVILVGVCTHLGCVPIANSGDFGGYYCPCHGSHYDASGRIRKGPAPYNLEVPTYQFVSDDLVVVG from the exons atgttgTCCGTTGCCGCGCGCTCCGGGCCCTTCGCGCCCTACCTCTCGGCCGCGGCGCACGCCGTGCCCGGCCCGCTCAAGCCGCTGGCGCCGGCCGTGGCGCCGCGGGCCCAGAGGGTGTCGCTGGACCCGAAGCGGCCTCTACTGTGCCGGGAGTCCTTGAACGGCCGATCAGCCCGGGGGAGCCTCGTCGCCAGCGCCAGCCTCAACG CACCTGCCAGTGTTCGTTGCATCCATAACGACGTCACAGTACCCGACTTCTCTGCCTATCGTCGTCAAGATGTGTTAGATGCCACCAAATCTTCTCAAAGCAGCAGTGAAGCTAGAAAAGGGTTTTCCTACCTGGTGACTGCAACAACGTGTGTAGCTTCTGCATATGCTGCTAAGAATGCTGTCACTGAGTTTATTTCCAGCCTCAGTGCTTCTGCTGATGTGCTAGCGTTGTCAAAGATTGAGATCAAGTTATCTGACATTCCAGAAGGCAAGAACATGGCTTTCAAGTGGAGAGGGAAACCCCTTTTTGTGCGCCACAGAACCCAGGCAGAGATTAATCAGGAAGCTGAAGTTGATTTGTCTAAACTGAGGGATCCACAGCATGATTTAGACAGAGTACAGAAACCAGAATGGGTTATATTAGTAGGTGTCTGCACTCATCTTGGTTGTGTACCCATTGCTAATTCTGGAGATTTTGGTGGTTATTACTGCCCTTGCCATGGGTCACATTATGATGCATCTGGCAGAATCAGGAAAGGCCCTGCTCCGTATAACCTTGAGGTTCCGACTTACCagtttgttagtgatgatttagtGGTTGTTGGCTGA